CGTACAAATAATGATTTACTCGTGGAGTAGTTGGTTTTAAGATTCGAGAAGCACTAGTAATTGTTTTGGAACTTTGATAATGATGTTTATTTGGTTCTTTATGGTTATCATCTTATATTATCGATCTTCAGCTTTTATATGGTCAGAAAACCTACGACTTCGATAAGATGTATTGATTGCATATTATATGTTCGtataaataatgatttaaaaCTTGGGTGACATTCCCTACATATTCCGTAcaaataatgataaataatatctGTTTATATTATTATCCTTTCATTATGGACTTGAAAATGGGAGTCATCTCAATAGGTTGAAGTCGTCCATGTCGAGTCATCTCAATAGGTTTTAGATGAGGATAACAAAGCATTAATATTCTATCAAAtatgtaatatattattatatcatgAAAATAATATGTATAAACAATATGTAATTGTTTTTATTGCACAAACATTATTGGCTCGAACACCGTTAAATAGTTATGATGCTATTTGTCATAGATTGGGCGTGACCAGCGTTTCCGCTACCATAGTAACAACATGAGCACCTTCTAAGCCCATCGCTTGGCTCGCACTCCCTCTCTCCAAATTTTTGAGCGGAGGAAGCCGAAGAAGACGAATAGGAGGAAGGAACGATGGAGGTGTTCTACTACGTGGTGTTCGGCGGGCTCGCCGCAGTGGCGGCGGTGATGGAGCTGAGCAAGACGAGCAAGGACCGGATCGCCACCTCCTCCGCATTCAATGCCTTCAAGAACAACTACTGCCTCGTCTATTCCCTCATGATGGGTTCGTCCACCCTCCCCTTGGATCTTGCCTCTAATCCCCAAAACATTGACACCGGGATCGGAAAGCTTCTTTAGACTTCTCGATTTCGTTCTTTTATTTCGGTTCTCACGCTTGCTCAATCTGTGGCCATGTGGTTTCTTGCGCGGTGTTCGATGTTATGGCGCTGCAGGATCTTGATCGCTTATTGTTATCGAATAACAATTAGGATCATCTGGACTTCGCCGATCTTGTTATCGGATGATATCGGCTTCAATTTCCGGTTAAATTGTGCATGTCAGACCGGAAATTGGACTAATCTTGATCTTGATTTGGTTGTTTTCAGCCGGTGATTGGATGCAGGGTCCTTACGTCTACTATCTCTACAGTCAGTATGGCTTCGACAAGGGAGACATCGGGCGGCTCTTCATTGCAGGATTTGGATCTTCTATGCTGTTCGGGACGATCGTTGGATCTTTGGCTGACAAACGGTGAAACTTCTCTCGTCGattattttcccctttttttcccTCATCAATTACTCGAGTTCTTTATGAATAACGTCGGGGATTGCTTCAATCGGATGCAGCGGTCGGAAGAGGGCCTGCATCACCTACTGCATAACCTACATTCTAAGCTGCATCACGAAGCATTCTCCACAATACAAAGTTTTGCTGTTGGGTCGAATACTGGGAGGGATTGCTACGTCGCTGCTCTTCTCGGCTTTCGAGTCATGGCTGGTTGCAGAGCATAACAAGGTGAGGATGACCAACTACTAACTAAGCGTTAAGGTTGTGTCGCTCTAGTTTTACAGGATATACTCAGGTTTTGCTGAAAGCTGAAACTATTCATAAGATGATGTGTTGATTTTGTAGGAATGTGATACACATGCCTATTTGTCTCTTCCAAGGAAACTTGCCATTCTCAGATGCAGTAGACATGGCTCTCGTTTCATATTCTTTTCTATAAGATATCCTTATACATGAACACACTCTCACTTATTGGACATGATCCttccttttttgttcttttagaTTTGTTTTCATAAATTTCATGTCGTTGGGATATTACACTGTTGTTGTTCGATTAGCGGTTTTGACATGTCACATTGATGAAAAGTAGGAAATTGTTATCACCCAAAGTAGGTAGCAGAAACTATTCTATGAAAATGAACTCATTTGTCATTGAGTCACAATTGTCTTATGGATCCTTGAAAAGAGATTCATTTTTTTCCTTGCTATCCAAATAGTTCTTTATGCGTATCTGCAGAAGTACCCTAATGGTTAAAACATAGTGTGATCAATCAGAGGTCAAGACCTTGAATCCAATAAGCATCATGAATCATATCTACTATTTTTGTTTCAGATTTAATGAAATGACTTCTAGATCCAACTGTTTCCAGTATCATAGGTGATGTAAAACCAGGAGAAATACCTCAAATGCAATCAGAAGAATAAGAATGAACATTTTGCAGCGGTTAAGGTACAGAATCTGACTAGGCTTTTTGTTATAGGATGCCTATGAAATCAATTTTCTTGTTTTGTGTGCAAGATATGAATTGACATCCCCAGAACGGGATCCAAACTGCTGATTCATTAGAATAACCAGAGGCACTACTACACTGGAAATTTGTGTAATGGCAAAGTTTACGAGTTCATGTTCTGATGAAGTGGTTGTTTCACTTCCACAGAGAGGTTTTGATCCACAGTGGTTGTCAGTGACTTTCTCAAAGGCTATATTTCTTGGCAACGGTCTTATCGCCATTGTTTCTGGACTTTTTGCCAATTTATTGGCTGATAACTTAGGATTTGGTCCCGTGGCTCCATTTGATGCTGCTGCATGCTTACTTGGCATAGGCATGGCCATCATCTTGTCATCATGGGGTGAAAACTATGGAGACCCTTCTAATAGCAAGGACTTGATTACACAGTTCAAGGGTGCTGCTGTGGCCATCGCTGCTGGTAAGTGTGTTATATAACTTAGACTGGCAACAAAAGAATACCTCTTGATTCAAGGCCCATCATTTGTTGACATTATTGCGCTTATAACAGATGAGATAATTGCTTTGCTGGGTGCAATACAATCACTTTTTGAAGGTTCTATGTACACCTTTGTGTTCTTGTGGACTCCTGCTTTGAGCCCAAATGATCAGGATATACCTCATGGCTTTATTTTTGCCACGCTCATGTTGTCTTCAATGTTGGGAAGCTCCATAGCATCTAGGCTAATGGCCCGTTCCACTCTTAGAGTCGAATTTTATATGCAGATTGTCTTTGCAGTCTCTGCCTTCACTCTACTGCTTCCCCTCATCTCTAACGTAAGACTCCTGCTTGGTTGTGCTAATTTGATAGTCCTTTTGCTTTCCTTTTGTGGTCTGTGTCAGTATGTGACTTCAATGCTAATAATGCTAAACAGTTCTTTGTAGCTCCTTCTACCGTGAAAGGTGGCAGCATATCTTTTAGTGGTTGTGTCCAACTCCTTGGTTTCTGTGTCTTTGAGGCCTGCATTGGCATATTTTGGCCATCAATGATGAAGATGAGATCCCAATACATTCCTGAGGAGTCCAGGAGCACAATTATGAACTTCTTTCGCATTCCCCTCAACATTTTTGTGTGTATCATACTCTATAACGTAAGCATCAAAACTTTATACTCTGATATATACTGTTATAATGAATTTAAAGTGATTATTTGACAgcgtaatatgaaaagaagaaagtttCTAGTTATCGTTGCTGTATTAGTTGCATCATAATTGCATTTGCAAATAAAGGAGAACCATTGCTATGTTATTATGTATGAGAAAACTATGTCCGCAAATGCCTAACTTTTGTTTTTATGCTGTTTTAAAGGTAAATGCTTTCCCAATCAGTATCATGTTTGGGATGTGCTCTATTTTCCTTGTCATGGCCTCGGTCTTGCAAAGGCGGCTCATGGTGGTTGCCGAGACCCACAAATCAAGTAATATACATTCATCGGTTGTGTATGATCATGAATTTTTCTAAACCAATCTTTTTGATTGGCCAATTTTTGCCATGCAAAATTTTCACCATGGATAATTTCTTCTGCAGAGCCACATGATTGGACAACTCTGAAGGAGAAGGATAGTGAATCAGACATGCTGA
The DNA window shown above is from Musa acuminata AAA Group cultivar baxijiao chromosome BXJ2-4, Cavendish_Baxijiao_AAA, whole genome shotgun sequence and carries:
- the LOC135610991 gene encoding uncharacterized protein LOC135610991: MEVFYYVVFGGLAAVAAVMELSKTSKDRIATSSAFNAFKNNYCLVYSLMMAGDWMQGPYVYYLYSQYGFDKGDIGRLFIAGFGSSMLFGTIVGSLADKRGRKRACITYCITYILSCITKHSPQYKVLLLGRILGGIATSLLFSAFESWLVAEHNKRGFDPQWLSVTFSKAIFLGNGLIAIVSGLFANLLADNLGFGPVAPFDAAACLLGIGMAIILSSWGENYGDPSNSKDLITQFKGAAVAIAADEIIALLGAIQSLFEGSMYTFVFLWTPALSPNDQDIPHGFIFATLMLSSMLGSSIASRLMARSTLRVEFYMQIVFAVSAFTLLLPLISNFFVAPSTVKGGSISFSGCVQLLGFCVFEACIGIFWPSMMKMRSQYIPEESRSTIMNFFRIPLNIFVCIILYNVNAFPISIMFGMCSIFLVMASVLQRRLMVVAETHKSKPHDWTTLKEKDSESDMLSIQI